A region from the Triticum aestivum cultivar Chinese Spring chromosome 3D, IWGSC CS RefSeq v2.1, whole genome shotgun sequence genome encodes:
- the LOC123075723 gene encoding uncharacterized protein: protein MTSSSAASSSHLHITITNASSTITTNTNATKSQSQSQHHHSSSVSPRSGGSGGGGGGGTTNQACAACKYQRRKCNPDCPLAPYFPADQQRRFLNAHRLFGVSNILKTLRRLKPELCDAAMQTLIYQAEMRAMDPVGGCCRMIIDLEHTSELLSAELAALQQHLDMCRQAASGVAGGDVMDGPCADLEVTSSNHQQEQLLLHADQDHQVVDAIYVAQEGADPVIQNGADHDDSRQPQYHGGQQQQQQQQLYDYFYYEATGAGSDEAGRKPSGSGVDINVDVMQHFDYDSSCEVDDHHKVDQLEPMISSSLEEHYQIGQKEYEMKVASFVDVLDVRPELQAVDGNADIGIKEELQEEDPKNNDEDIALRKAAHMAESSHCRLGLGF, encoded by the coding sequence AtgacctcctcctccgccgcctcctcctcccacctccatATTACCATCACCAAcgcctcctccaccatcaccaccaacACCAACGCCACCAAATCGCAGTCGCAGTCGCAGCACCACCACTCGAGCAGCGTCTCCCCCcgcagcggcggctccggcggtgggggtgggggtggcacgACCAACCAGGCCTGCGCGGCGTGCAAGTACCAGCGGCGCAAGTGCAACCCCGACTGCCCCCTGGCGCCCTACTTCCCCGCCGACCAGCAGCGCCGGTTCCTCAACGCGCACCGCCTCTTCGGCGTCAGCAACATCCTCAAGACGCTGCGCCGCCTCAAGCCGGAGCTCTGCGACGCGGCCATGCAGACGCTCATCTACCAGGCGGAGATGCGCGCCATGGACCCCGTCGGAGGCTGCTGCCGCATGATCATCGACCTCGAGCACACCAGCGAGCTCCTGTCGGCCGAGCTCGCCGCCCTGCAACAGCACCTCGACATGTGCCGCCAGGCCGCATCCGGCGTGGCCGGCGGGGACGTCATGGACGGCCCGTGCGCTGACCTGGAGGTCACCTCCTCGAACCACCAGCAGGAGCAGCTGCTCCTCCACGCCGACCAAGATCATCAGGTCGTCGACGCGATCTACGTCGCCCAAGAAGGCGCCGACCCCGTGATACAAAATGGCGCCGATCACGACGACAGCCGGCAACCGCAATATCACGGtggacagcagcagcaacaacaacagcagctgTACGACTATTTCTACTACGAGGCAACCGGTGCCGGCAGCGATGAGGCCGGGAGAAAGCCCAGCGGCAGCGGCGTCGACATTAACGTCGACGTCATGCAGCATTTCGATTACGACTCCAGCTGCGAGGTTGATGATCATCACAAGGTGGATCAACTGGAGCCGATGATCTCGTCCAGCCTCGAAGAGCACTACCAGATCGGACAGAAGGAGTACGAGATGAAGGTGGCGTCATTCGTCGATGTGTTGGACGTCAGGCCGGAGCTGCAGGCGGTGGACGGGAACGCCGACATCGGCATCAAGGAGGAGCTTCAGGAGGAGGATCCCAAGAATAACGACGAGGACATCGCACTACGTAAAGCAGCACACATGGCTGAGTCGTCACATTGCAGGCTAGGGTTAGGCTTTTAA